A window of Malania oleifera isolate guangnan ecotype guangnan chromosome 2, ASM2987363v1, whole genome shotgun sequence genomic DNA:
ATGCCTAGATTTTTCTACTCTTCAGAAAAAAAATTAGGTATGTACCACAAAATATAGTGTCATTCGTTTAGTGACTATTATAATTACATGTATTTAGACAATATCACGGTATGATCTACCACCAACTAGGGTTGGGCTTGGTTCAGTGAACCAAATAATATCCCTCAAATAATTATGGAACCAAATTTTAGTTCACATAAAGTATGAACATGCAAaactattttttcaaaatttagttaACCTATTTTTAGGTCAATATCCAACGGTTAATGGAAAATTAATTTAAAACTTTATAGTTTATACAAATTGATATTTTTCTTCATTGtaaataaattgtaaattttaaaactcaaaacattaaaTTCGAGCATCAATAAGtggttttaattttataaattttaagcATCCTACAAAAAGTTTAAAAACATCTACTcatgaattgaatattaaaaaaaatcgtaatatatatatatatatatatatggcataTCGAATTGATTTGGTTAATTATGATTATTACATGGGTCGAATTGAAATTGAGCTATAAGTCGAAATTAAAAATCTTGAATTAAAAccaaattgaaaaatatttaattaattttttaattcaatttgattaaattttacgacttaattcaaaatttttatatttcatgCCCGCGCCGGCTAGGACCACCACCCAGATCATGAATCATCACAACACTTGGACCGTGAAAGGGCGACGAAAATGGAGTCCAATATGGTTACGAGCTTTGGGCCGGTATTCATGGGCTTGGACCCTCATGTCGGAATCCAAATTCAGAATGGATCAACGGGTCAGATCCGACCCATTCGCTGGCCCGAGCTTCACAGTTTTTCGTCTTCTCCAGCAGTTTGGCCACCCTGTTCTCTCTACCATTTTTCCCGAGCCGCTTTGTACGCTGCGCCGCTCGTCTCGCCTCACTGTGGTAGGGAAAGTGACAGAAACAAACAATGCTGGAATGGGGGAGAAAATCCTTCCTCCGTTTTCGAAcaccctctctttctctttctgcATTAACTGTAATCCTTCTCCCGAGTTGCATTTTCTCGAAGTTTCTATCGCGGGAAAGGCAAAGAAAATATGAGTGTGATTGATATTCTATTCCGGGCCGACGAGATATGCAAGAGATACGACAAGTACGATGTCGACAAGCAGCGCGACCTCAACGCCTTCGGCGACGATGCCTTCTCTCACCTCTACGCCAGCGTCGAGGCCCAAATCGTGGCAGCTCTCCATGTCAGTTTCTCTGAGCCTTTTTAATTACCTCCGTTTGGTTCTCGGGAAAGGTCAGGAAATGAGAAGACGGCAAAGTTCGTTgaacttttcattttcattttgaactccCCCCACCCCGGGACCCCAAATCTCTCGTTTTCTTGGGAACCAAATGGGCATGTTTTGGATTTTGGAATTTTTGTTGCTAATGTTTAGGAGATTTACAGAAATCTGAGATGGCTTCGGTGGAAACCAATAGGGCGGCTGCGGTTGCGATGAACGCGGAGGTTCGTAGAACCAAGGGTCGGTTGCTGGATGAAATTCCCAAGTTACGAAAATTGGCACAGAAGAAGGTGATTTTGTCTTTACCAAATTCATCACTTCCAGaatctttttatatttgttttgcTTCTGGATCTTTATATTTCCTGTATGTCAAATCATAATTTCATTAGTTATATGGCTACGTATATTGAAGAAATCAGATTATCATGATGCTGATTCGTGATATAGTTCCATTAGTTTATAGCAGCAATGGTAAGTAACTGCAATTTGATTAACTTTTTGATGCATTTGATTCGGTACTAGATTATAATTAAGAATGCAATTGGCTACATCATTTGGTGGATCTGATCACGttatagaaaaaagaaaatgcCAGTGGTATAATCTGTTAAGGTAATTGGTTCAATCATCAATGAATTTGTGAGGCTTTAATAATTTAAGGGTCCTTGCTAGCcggcgccccccccccccccccctccctctctctctctctctctctctggttccCACATCCATGTGTAGCCCGGACACCTAATTCCCTGGATACAGGATTTAATCATTTACCATAATTTAATTCTAGTGACGGATCTGGGATTTTTGTTCAACGGGGCAGGCTTAAAGATACAAGTTAACCACTTTAAAACTGCATAAAGTTACTAAATATacattttgggaaatatttaaCTTCACTTTGGAATCCCGGGCTGTGTCCCAGCCACTTATAGGGATCGACCCTATGCCTTGATGTGAACCCACCCTGTCAGTGGCTGGGATACGTCCTGGGATCCCAAACTCGGGAAGTGTAGCACAGCCCTATGCATTTGTATTACAACATAGTTTAAGCTCATTCATGTCATTTAATTAACTGAAGTATTAAGCATTTTTTAAaggaaaatgtgaatatggattTTCTCATACAATGCCTGTTGACATTCTAGTGATCTACTCACTGTTAATATGAAAAGATGACCTTATAGGAAGTTCATCAACCAAGGTACTCTTAAAATGATTCTAGgttcaaaatattttgatttgtGAGGATGTGACTAACCAACCAAGTTGTTGGAAGACTAACGAACTATCCAAAGACATTTAGTTCAAATGTGTCTTAGTTGGGCACTTTATTTCACCTGGTAAAAGATAAAGGAACTTAAGATTTGGGAGTGACAAGACATTTAGGTGGACTATCGAAATACATTTAGTTTAAATGTGTCTCAGTTGGGCACTTAGTATTTCACTTGGTAAAAGATAAAGGAACTTAAGATTTGGGAGTGACAAgaaatttagggttttagagCAAAATTATGAAATTAGGATTTAGGATGACATTAAtgttgcatttgggagcatggatttcgagcattggatttggatttgggtggatttggacaaatttcaatacaattttatattacatcttatccaaatccaatacagaTTCAATCCAAGATCTCATCAAATGTAAGGTAAGAGATATTTCTTaatggatatttaattaaaatcacAAAGTGAGTTGAAGATTGGGtggcaaaattttttaaaacaaagtgggaaatctaaaaaattttgaagacttaaattttataatttttggaaaaacatGATACTTGAGAAATATTAATTTCACCAAGATAAGTTTTAGTTTTGGCGGCCTAAGTTTAATCCTTCCAACATAAATATTAAAATCTGAAAGACTTTTAAGTTCATACAAACACATAcacacatgtatgtatatattaatgTATTTTAACCTTTATGAGATGTGGCATAAACCTCAAGGCGTGTTAAGGTGAAAGCCTCTTAGgaattttttttgtataaaaataagtaattaaattaaatatatatttaaaaaaaaggaaaaagttaGGAAAATCACAAATAAAAAATGttgtaaaaaaaattcaaatatgatttatgaactACTTTATGGTCGCTATAAGCATAGAAACATAAAATCGTTGCAACAAACCATGCTAAGAGATCATTATAAGATTACATAGTTCAAATTTTGTTGATGACCCAAGATGGAACTTTCACTGTTTTTGAAATGTTTAGGCTAGGAAGCTTTGGAAGTTCTCTTAGATTAAAGCATTCCTTGATCGTTTCATGCATGCATgagattaaattttaaattttgttagCCTAGTGATGCACCAGTAGAAGCAATGTGATCAACAAAACAACAGTAGGGACTGACTTGGGGTAACCAGGAGAGAaatagaggagaggagaggagagggaagatggaggaagaaggaagaagaagagaggacaGAGTTACAATTGGAGGCAAAGAGCACATGTTCATCTcgattcaaattaaaaaaaaaactacctaCACAACTTTCACAtgctatttataagaaagcctaaataacataaaattacaaataagcccctaaagatacatgaaattacaaataaTTCCAAAAAGCAAACATATATTGCAAGCCCCAAAATACACAAAAACCTACTACAGAAATTAAACATGCTTAATAAACTGCTAGTTACTATATACATTTAGGTTCAGGACCCACAATCCCTTGACCCTATTCTTTGAAATTGGTTACCAAATTGGATAAAAAAATATCCATTTGAATACCCGCTTCTTGCACAACATCAATACCCTCCTTTCAAAAAAGAACTCTGCTCCATTGAGTAAGGGAAAGCACCAAAGAGTCCTTCACCATAAACAGAATCATCTCTCTTCTGAAGAAATTAACCAGTTCTAGTTAGTGGGGAGGCTATAAGAATTTTCAGAGGTATCTCATATCAAACAGCCATTGATGGCCCAACAGGACATTACAAATATTGAGAGGATAGCACTGTACTGTCTCCATAAGTGAATCAATCTTGAAGGTAAGCAAGCAACAATCATGGACCCTCAAATTGGTATTGTCCGCTCAAACaattttgtgtggatttggatgaTGCTCAACTTCCAACTTTAACTTCTTCATAGCTTTTTCAGAAACTACATTTGTACAACTACCAGGATCAAAAATCAAAGTACAGAGCTGCTTATGGAAAATGAAAGATGCTAGTTTGTCTCCAATCTTCGTTTTCTTTTTCATGTTGTCATCATCATCTATGTCACTTGGGATTTGGTCTCAGCTCCGATTACTTGAATGGCATAGTCATCTTCTTTTTCTGTACTAGCCATGAGTTTTGAAGCACTTGATTGATGGTTTGTCTGAACACCTTGCCCAATTGCTGCTTCTTTTGAATCACTCCACTAGTGCTCTTCTCAAAGCAGAGAATTGATGTACCCAGAGGAGGATTGCACTCAATCTGGACGGCAATCCAGCTGAAATGAGACAATGTGCAGCAAGCTCGGAGGCAATAGCTCGCTTCTATCCTTTCTTGTATAAAGTTAAAAATCACATCCTCTTTCCATGTGCGTGCCAGAACATGGGGTGCATGCACTGCCAGTGAGTGTCCTCTGGCTATGAAATTTTTGCAGGTGGTAGATTGAGGAGTGGCGACTCTAGTGATGGTGGCAGTGTGAAGAAATCATGTCAAGAACTAAGGGATTCTGAAGGGGTTTGGCTTGGAAATTTTCAGGTGGTGCATGGTGCCACACTGCTCCTTGGGCAGAGGAGAAGTTTTGAGGGGCTTTACAGAGGTGTCTGTTTCCAGTGGTAGTGGTGGTGTTGCAAAATGACACTTGAAAAGGGGGTTTGAAATTGAGGGGCAGCAGCTGTGACTCAAACAGGGAGAGGGAAGGAGAGAAATAAGGAAAGGAAGAATATAAAAGTGAAGAAGCGAAGTTGGGGAGAGGGAAGGAGAGAAACGGAAGATATAAAAGTGGAGGAGAAGTTGGCTAAAGGATTCAGTAGAAATTGACTACTGTAGAGGGAAAAAAGCAGCGGGAATTTAACAGGAAATAGAGGGAAAAGTAGAATGATTGAGAAGAAAATAGGGGATTGAACAAGGTAGGATGGAGATTATTgttgggctctaataccaaataatGCAGTAGCAGCACCAAAGGTGATGAACGGAGCAGAAGTATAGGTACTGCCGCGGGGGCAGGGGGGGTGTTTAAACAGGGAGATAAATAGAGGAGAGGAGAGGGGAATAAGGAAGGCACAAAAccttacatggctttcacaccttgttaagAAATCCTAAATTACATAAAATaacacataaacccctaaagaTACATGAAATTATAAATAAACCCCTGAAAACACACATATATTACAAACacaataaaattcacaaaaaccTACTACAAGCAAACTAAACATAAAATAAACTACTAATTAGCGAAGCATGTCTGGGTTTATGACCCAGCAGTCCCTTCATCCTATTCTTTGAAATTGGTATTGAAGTAGGGTCAACATGATCCATCTAGATACCTGCTTCTCGTCCAACATCACCTAGTTTAAtgccaaatttgacttaaaattcaCAAATGCAAAATGCATACGCTTCAACCAGGAAAGCGCAAAAGAGGCACCTTTTGTGCAAATGCGTTTGTGTTATTATATTTTGCATTTTCCTTTTGAGAGTTTGGTATTTTAGACTCTGCATGAGGATGTTTTAGGCATCTGTCATCTTGAGGCAAGCCTTAAAGCGAGCCTCAATGGTGTttttcaaacacacacacacacacacagagatatatatatatatatatatatatatatatatatttatatctacaTCTCCATAATTAGGCCCCAGTTTCTGGAGGCTTTTTGCAGCCTTGCAATATTTCTGCATTTTTGGAATGTTGGTTGTTTGTATTAGTTATTTATATTGTATCTTGTTGTAATGACAATTGGAAGCATGTGCTTTTTATAATCACAATGTTGTCTAATCACAGGTGAAAGGATTGTCCAAAGAAGAACTAGCCACCCGCAGTGATCTGGTTCTTGTGCTACCAGAGAGAATTCAAGCAATACCAGATGGGACCATGGCTGCAGCCAAACAAGCTGGAGGATGGGGAACTTCAGCATCTCATAAAAACATCATGTTTGACCCATCAGGTGATTAATATTGCTGTACTTATTCAACAAAGACTCCCAGAGATTATATTCCTTAAAATGATTATTCATAGTTTTCTTGTGTTTCCTTATTTTcgtttcacttttttttttttccgcatTTGACAAACTACACAGATGGACACTTACATGATGAATTTTTCCAACAAAGTGAAGAATCTAGTCAATTTAGGCAAGAATATGAAATGCGGAAAATGAAACAGGTAAGGGTCCAGATTTATTAACCTTCTTGTCAACAGAGTGGTTTTGTTGAGTAATACTGACTGTTATGCGTCGTCATATTATTTAATTTGACACTTGCACAGGATCAAGGCCTAGATTTTATATCAGAAGGACTAGATACACTGAAGGATTTGGCCCATGATATGAATGAGGTTCGTGGTTGTTCATTTTTTAATCTTTATGTTGATGCTGTTGGAAGAAAACGAggattgattatttgtttcatctTGTTTAGGAATTAGATAGGCAAGTCCCATTAATGGATGAAATTGATACGAAGGTGTGTATTTTTTACTCCCTTCaacctttttcctttttctttttaaattagATCACAGGGGGCAAATGATGCTGAAAATGTTTTGGTGTCTTGACAGGTGGACAGAACAACATCTGAGCTTAAGAACACTAATGTTAGACTAAAGGACACTCTTACAAAGGTAATTGATCTGAATGTTGTTCTTGAAGTtcatactttattttattttttttgtttatgttgGGTATCCTGGCTTCCCTGGCACATCTAGTTGACACTCTAACTGACACTCCCGTTGACCGGGCACACTCTGACACACTCTAGTGGGGACATAGAGTACTCAGACTATTCCCACGCCCACGCAATAAGGCCCCTCTCACTGCACAGGGGTAATTACAGGATTTGCTCGCTGGGGCAGGAATTGAATTTGAGACTTAAAGTGACCCATCCCAAGCCTACCCTTGCCACCTGAGCCATTGCCCGGGGTCAAGTTCATACTTTGTTGCCTCTAGGATTAGTTGCTCTTTCCTTTACATGGCAAAAAtgttgtgtttttaattttttttttaaattatctaTTTTTCCAGATGAGAACGAGTCGAAACTTCTGTATCGACATTATTCTGCTTTGCATAATTCTGGGCATTGTTTCCTACTTATATAAGTAAGCCCCACTCTCTCTTTATTACTTATAAGAGCAGTATTTGAGATGCAGACACCAAACCATATAATTTTGCTGTCAATTTCTTGAATCCTTATATTCTATGCAAAATCACGGGAGACTTGAGCTTGTACTGGT
This region includes:
- the LOC131148878 gene encoding syntaxin-71-like; amino-acid sequence: MSVIDILFRADEICKRYDKYDVDKQRDLNAFGDDAFSHLYASVEAQIVAALHKSEMASVETNRAAAVAMNAEVRRTKGRLLDEIPKLRKLAQKKVKGLSKEELATRSDLVLVLPERIQAIPDGTMAAAKQAGGWGTSASHKNIMFDPSDGHLHDEFFQQSEESSQFRQEYEMRKMKQDQGLDFISEGLDTLKDLAHDMNEELDRQVPLMDEIDTKVDRTTSELKNTNVRLKDTLTKMRTSRNFCIDIILLCIILGIVSYLYNVLN